A genomic segment from Aegilops tauschii subsp. strangulata cultivar AL8/78 chromosome 1, Aet v6.0, whole genome shotgun sequence encodes:
- the LOC109759018 gene encoding scopoletin glucosyltransferase-like, with the protein MASTEQEHGEKLRILIVPFFATSHIGPHTDLAVRLAAARPGTVEPTVAVTPANASVVRSVLERHGPSVASLAVRIATYPFPEVGGLPPGVENLSATGADTWRIEAAAIDEALTRPAQEALVRELSPDAVFTDVHFFWNSIIAGELGVPCITFSVIGPFSNLVMHHLGGTVDADSDCQEVTVPNFPGPEIRIPRAELPDFLRCQEKDHGFSSPIMAGQARCFGVVVNTFMDLESQYCELYARLGHVKRAYFVGPVSLPLPPAGASAGESPCIRWLGSKPRCSVVYVCFGTYASISGDQLRELALGLESSGKPFLWVLRAEGWEPPAGWEERVGKRGMLVRGWAPQTAILAHPAVGAFLTHCGSSSLLEAAAAGVPMLTWPLVFDQFIEERLVTDVLKIGERVWDGPRSTKEEEREMVPAAAVARAVARFLEPGGTGEAARGRAQELAVKARVAVSEGGWSSCDLRRLIDDLMETREAVAGGDTTTSRAEM; encoded by the coding sequence ATGGCCTCGACAGAGCAAGAGCACGGCGAGAAGCTGCGGATCCTGATCGTGCCCTTCTTCGCCACCAGCCACATCGGCCCCCACACCGACCTCGCCGTCCGCCTCGCCGCGGCCAGGCCGGGCACCGTCGAGCCTACGGTGGCGGTCACCCCGGCCAACGCCTCGGTCGTTCGGTCGGTGCTCGAGCGGCACGGCCCCTCCGTGGCAAGCCTAGCCGTCCGGATAGCCACCTACCCTTTCCCGGAGGTGGGCGGCCTCCCACCGGGCGTGGAGAACCTCTCCGCCACCGGGGCCGACACGTGGCGCATCGAGGCCGCGGCCATCGACGAGGCGCTGACGCGGCCCGCGCAGGAGGCGCTCGTCAGGGAGCTGTCCCCTGACGCCGTCTTCACCGACGTCCACTTCTTCTGGAACTCCATcatcgccggcgagctcggcgTGCCGTGCATTACGTTCAGTGTCATTGGACCCTTCTCGAACCTTGTGATGCACCACCTCGGCGGTACAGTCGACGCCGACTCGGATTGCCAGGAGGTGACTGTACCAAATTTTCCAGGCCCGGAGATACGGATCCCGAGAGCCGAACTGCCGGATTTCTTGAGGTGCCAGGAGAAAGACCACGGGTTCAGCAGCCCGATCATGGCGGGGCAAGCCAGGTGCTTCGGCGTAGTAGTCAACACGTTCATGGACCTGGAGAGCCAGTACTGCGAGCTGTACGCGCGCCTCGGCCACGTGAAGCGCGCCTACTTCGTCGGGCCAGTGTCGCTGCCGTTGCCACCGGCCGGGGCAAGCGCCGGTGAGTCACCATGCATCCGTTGGCTGGGCTCGAAGCCCAGATGCTCGGTGGTGTACGTATGCTTCGGCACCTACGCCTCCATCTCTGGAGATCAGCTCCGGGAGCTGGCTCTTGGACTGGAATCCTCCGGCAAGCCGTTCCTGTGGGTGCTGAGGGCCGAGGGGTGGGAGCCgccggcggggtgggaggagcgTGTCGGGAAGAGGGGGATGCTCGTCAGAGGGTGGGCCCCGCAGACCGCGATCCTGGCTCATCCGGCCGTGGGGGCGTTCCTGACGCACTGCGGGTCGAGCTCGCtgctggaggcggcggcggccggcgtgccGATGCTGACGTGGCCGCTGGTGTTCGACCAGTTCATCGAGGAGAGGCTGGTCACGGACGTTCTCAAGATTGGCGAGAGGGTGTGGGACGGGCCACGGAGcacgaaggaggaggagagggagatggtgccggcggcggcggtggcgcgggctGTGGCGAGATTCTTGGAGCCAGGCGGAACGGGGGAGGCGGCGAGGGGCAGAGCGCAGGAGCTCGCCGTGAAGGCTCGGGTGGCCGTGTCGGAAGGCGGGTGGTCGTCCTGTGATCTGCGCAGGCTTATCGACGACCTGATGGAAACAAGGGAGGCCGTCGCCGGCGGCGACACTACTACGTCGCGCGCTGAGATGTAG